The following proteins come from a genomic window of Salvia hispanica cultivar TCC Black 2014 chromosome 4, UniMelb_Shisp_WGS_1.0, whole genome shotgun sequence:
- the LOC125223941 gene encoding probable galactinol--sucrose galactosyltransferase 1 encodes MTVGAGISVSDGRLNVVGETILTDVHDNIIVTPAAGGILTNGAFLGVVSDQIGSRRVFPVGKLMDLRFMCVFRFKLWWMTQRMGSYGQDIPFETQFLIVEGRDGSHFGEDEKEQSAQYVVFLPILEGNFRAVLQGNANNELEICLESGDPAVQEFDGSHMVFVGAGSDPFDVITNAVKTVEGHLKTFSHRERKKMPDMLNWFGWCTWDAFYTNVTAQGVKQGLESLEKGGIPPKFVIIDDGWQSVGMDPTSEKTEADNCANFANRLTNIKENHKFQKDGIEGERIEDPAKGIRHIVSEIKDEHSVKYVYVWHALAGYWGGVKPEAAAMEHYESKMIFPVSSPGVESNEPCDAFNSIAKSGLGLVNPDKVFSFYNELHSYLASARIDGVKVDVQNILETLGAGHGGRVKLAQKYHQALEASISRNFPDNGIISCMSHNTDGLYSSKRSAVIRASDDFWPRDPASHTIHIASVAYNTVFLGEFMQPDWDMFHSVHEMAEYHGAARAVGGCAIYVSDKPGQHDFNLLRKLVLPDGSILRAKLPGRPTRDCLFSDPARDGKSLLKIWNLNDHNGVVGVFNCQGAGWCKTGKKNLIHDEHPGTITGVIRSKDVDYLPRVTDDKWKGDTVVYAHLQGDVVYLAKNASLPITLKTREYEVFTVVPVRGLSNGAAFAPVGLTKMFNSGGAIKGLKYEAEKAGSVEMEVRGCGTFGAYSSLRPKRIEVDAKEVEFEYEEASGFITLALGVPAKESYLWSVVVQL; translated from the exons ATGACGGTTGGGGCTGGGATCTCTGTGAGCGATGGGAGGTTGAATGTGGTTGGGGAGACTATATTGACCGATGTTCATGACAACATCATCGTGACGCCGGCCGCCGGAGGAATCCTGACAAATGGAGCCTTCCTCGGCGTTGTTTCCGATCAGATTGGTAGCCGCAGGGTTTTCCCCGTCGGCAAACTCAT GGATTTGAGGTTTATGTGTGTTTTCCGGTTCAAGTTGTGGTGGATGACACAGAGGATGGGCAGTTATGGCCAGGACATTCCGTTTGAGACGCAATTCCTGATCGTCGAAGGGCGGGATGGTTCGCATTTCGGCGAAGATGAGAAGGAACAATCAGCTCAATATGTTGTGTTCTTGCCGATTCTAGAGGGAAATTTTAGGGCTGTTTTGCAAGGAAATGCAAATAATGAGCTGGAAATTTGCTTGGAAAGTG GGGATCCTGCTGTTCAAGAGTTCGATGGGAGCCATATGGTGTTTGTTGGAGCTGGATCTGATCCATTTGATGTCATTACCAATGCAGTCAA GACTGTGGAGGGGCATTTAAAGACTTTCAGTCATCGTGAGAGGAAGAAG ATGCCGGACATGTTGAACTGGTTCGGATGGTGTACATGGGATGCCTTCTATACTAATGTTACTGCCCAGGGAGTGAAGCAGGGTTTGGAGAG TTTGGAGAAAGGCGGGATTCCCCCAAAGTTTGTAATTATTGATGACGGGTGGCAGTCAGTTGGCATGGATCCAACTAGTGAGAAAACAGAAGCAGATAACTGTGCTAA CTTCGCGAACAGATTAACAAATATCAAGGAGAACCACAAATTTCAAAAGGATGGGATAGAGGGTGAAAGAATTGAGGATCCAGCAAAAGGAATCCGGCACATTGTTTCAGAAATCAAAGATGAACACTCTGTCAA GTATGTCTATGTGTGGCATGCATTGGCTGGTTACTGGGGTGGTGTCAAACCTGAAGCAGCTGCAATGGAGCATTATGAGTCCAAGATGATTTTCCCTGTCTCATCTCCTGGGGTTGAGTCGAATGAACCATGTGATGCCTTCAATAGCATTGCCAAGAGTGGCCTTGGTTTAGTTAATCCTGACAAAGTCTTTAGTTTCTACAATGAGTTGCACTCATACCTTGCATCAGCTCGCATTGATGGTGTCAAGGTAGATGTCCAGAACATTCTCGAAACCCTTGGAGCCGGCCATGGTGGAAGAGTGAAGCTTGCTCAGAAATACCACCAAGCACTGGAGGCGTCTATCTCAAGAAACTTCCCAGATAATGGGATCATTTCCTGCATGAGCCACAACACAGATGGTTTGTACAG TTCCAAGCGATCTGCTGTTATAAGAGCATCAGATGACTTCTGGCCGCGCGATCCAGCATCACACACTATCCACATTGCATCAGTTGCTTACAACACCGTTTTTCTTGGGGAGTTTATGCAACCAGATTGGGATATGTTCCAT AGTGTGCATGAAATGGCCGAATACCATGGAGCAGCACGAGCCGTGGGAGGTTGTGCTATATATGTCAG CGATAAGCCCGGGCAGCACGACTTCAACCTTCTCAGGAAGCTCGTGCTTCCTGATGGCTCCATCTTGAGGGCTAAACTTCCAGGAAGACCAACTCGCGATTGCCTCTTCTCAGACCCCGCTAGAGATGGAAAAAG TTTGTTGAAAATCTGGAATCTGAATGATCACAATGGAGTTGTGGGGGTGTTCAATTGCCAAGGAGCCGGGTGGTGTAAGACTGGAAAGAAGAACCTCATTCACGACGAACATCCTGGAACCATTACTGGAGTCATTCGATCCAAAGACGTTGATTATCTTCCAAGAGTCACGGATGACAAGTGGAAGGGAGACACGGTTGTCTACGCTCACCTGCAGG GAGATGTGGTCTATCTGGCCAAGAATGCTTCTCTCCCCATCACGCTCAAGACCAGAGAATACGAGGTCTTCACAGTGGTTCCGGTGAGGGGGCTGTCGAATGGCGCTGCATTTGCGCCTGTTGGCCTCACCAAGATGTTCAACTCAGGAGGAGCGATCAAGGGATTGAAGTACGAAGCAGAGAAGGCGGGAAGTGTTGAGATGGAAGTGCGCGGGTGTGGCACGTTTGGAGCGTACTCGTCTCTCAGACCTAAAAGAATTGAAGTGGATGCAAAGGAGGTTGAGTTCGAGTACGAGGAAGCAAGTGGGTTCATCACACTTGCCTTGGGAGTTCCAGCCAAGGAGTCCTACCTTTGGAGTGTTGTTGTTCAACTATGA
- the LOC125222786 gene encoding probable galactinol--sucrose galactosyltransferase 1 has product MPALSLAHGNLSVNANCILSDVRENIILTPAGTEHGSFIGVNSDHRGSRVVFPVGKIRGLRFLCLYRFKLWWMTQWIGTRGQDVPCETQFLLVEVPNSAHYAVFLPVIEGDFRAVLQGNAHDELEICLESGDPSVEEFEGRHLVYVAAGTDPYSLIEDSIKSLQSNLQTFRHRNEKEMPDILNWFGWCTWDAFYTDVTAEGVKEGVRSLIAGGAPPKFVIIDDGWQSVGMDPTSTEAKFDDTANFSNRLISIKENHKFQKDGGGNDTMDTSTGFSNFIAEMKGQFALKYVYIWHAIVGYWGGVSPEVAGMAQYDPKIVPAIPSPGVKSNGICFVLKSIMMNNVGVVNPDKIFSFYNDLHAYLASIGIDGVKVDNQSILETLGAGYGGRVRIARNYHEALEASVSKNFKNNGIISCMSHSTDALYNSKKAATVRASDDFFPRDPASHTIHIASVAYNSVFLGEFMQPDWDMFHSLHPMAEYHGAARAVGGCTIYVSDKPGNHDFDVLKKLVLPDGSTLRAKLPGRPTRDCLFSDPTRDGTSLLKIWNMNDVNGVLGVFNCQGASWCGSSIKNLIHDQQPPTISSTIQPTDVEYLHNTAWSGWNGDCIMYSHRDGELINVGMNTYHPIELKPREFEVFTVAAVRQLANGAAFAPIGLVKMFNSGGAIKQVDYESKKAGHVELRVRGCGTFGAYSSLRPKRITRDKLKEQEFDYDENSGLLTLDLPVPDAELYEWNLSVDL; this is encoded by the exons ATGCCAGCCTTATCTCTTGCTCACGGAAACCTGAGCGTCAACGCCAACTGCATTCTCAGCGATGTTCGTGAAAATATCATTCTAACTCCCGCCGGAACTGAGCACGGTAGTTTCATCGGTGTCAACTCCGACCACCGCGGCAGCCGCGTCGTCTTTCCGGTCGGAAAAATCAG AGGATTGAGATTTTTATGCCTCTACCGATTCAAATTGTGGTGGATGACTCAGTGGATAGGGACACGTGGCCAGGATGTACCGTGTGAAACTCAGTTTTTACTGGTGGAGGTACCGAATTCAGCTCACTACGCTGTTTTCTTGCCGGTTATCGAAGGGGATTTCAGGGCTGTGCTTCAGGGAAATGCGCATGATGAGCTGGAAATCTGCTTGGAAAGTG GCGATCCTTCTGTGGAAGAATTTGAAGGGAGGCATTTGGTTTATGTGGCAGCTGGAACCGATCCGTATAGCTTAATTGAAGATTCAATCAA GTCCTTGCAAAGCAATCTCCAGACGTTCCGTCATCGTAATGAGAAAGAG ATGCCTGATATACTGAACTGGTTTGGATGGTGCACGTGGGATGCTTTTTATACTGATGTCACTGCTGAGGGAGTTAAGGAAGGAGTAAGAAG TTTGATTGCAGGTGGAGCACCACCAAAGTTTGTCATCATCGATGATGGATGGCAATCAGTTGGCATGGACCCTACTAGTACAGAAGCCAAATTTGACGACACTGCCAA TTTTTCAAATCGGTTAATTAGTATCAAAGAGAACCACAAATTCCAAAAGGACGGAGGCGGGAATGATACCATGGATACAAGCACTGGATTTAGCAATTTTATCGCTGAGATGAAAGGCCAATTCGCTCTCAA GTATGTTTACATCTGGCATGCGATAGTAGGTTATTGGGGTGGTGTAAGCCCTGAAGTTGCTGGAATGGCCCAATATGACCCGAAGATTGTACCCGCTATTCCATCCCCTGGAGTGAAGTCCAATGGCATTTGTTTCGTATTGAAGAGCATCATGATGAACAATGTTGGTGTTGTGAACCCAGAcaaaatcttttccttctacaatgaTCTGCATGCTTATCTTGCATCAATTGGCATTGATGGGGTTAAGGTAGATAACCAAAGTATACTTGAGACTCTTGGAGCTGGTTACGGAGGAAGAGTTAGGATTGCAAGAAATTACCATGAAGCATTGGAGGCATCTGTGTCTAAAAACTTTAAGAATAATGGAATTATTTCCTGCATGAGCCACAGCACTGATGCGCTGTACAA TTCCAAGAAAGCAGCCACGGTCAGAGCATCAGATGATTTCTTTCCAAGAGATCCAGCATCCCACACAATTCATATAGCATCAGTTGCATACAACAGTGTCTTCCTCGGAGAGTTTATGCAGCCTGATTGGGATATGTTTCAT AGCTTGCATCCCATGGCCGAATACCATGGAGCTGCTCGTGCTGTAGGAGGCTGCACTATCTATGTCAG TGATAAACCTGGAAACCATGACTTTGATGTTTTAAAGAAGCTTGTACTTCCTGATGGCTCCACTTTGCGAGCCAAACTTCCAGGTAGACCGACAAGAGACTGCTTGTTTTCTGATCCTACTAGAGATGGAACAAG TCTTCTCAAAATCTGGAACATGAACGATGTCAATGGAGTACTTGGGGTTTTCAATTGTCAAGGAGCTTCATGGTGCGGTTctagtataaaaaatttgatccaTGATCAACAGCCTCCAACAATCTCTAGCACCATCCAGCCAACAGATGTTGAATACCTGCACAACACTGCTTGGAGTGGATGGAATGGAGATTGCATTATGTATTCGCATAGAGATG GAGAACTCATTAATGTTGGGATGAATACATATCATCCAATTGAACTAAAACCTCGCGAGTTCGAAGTGTTCACAGTTGCAGCTGTGAGGCAACTGGCAAATGGTGCTGCATTCGCACCAATAGGTCTCGTCAAAATGTTCAATTCAGGCGGAGCAATAAAACAAGTCGACTATGAGTCCAAGAAAGCTGGGCACGTGGAGCTGAGAGTCCGCGGATGTGGCACGTTTGGTGCTTATTCGTCCCTTAGACCGAAAAGGATCACACGGGATAAATTAAAGGAGCAGGAATTCGATTACGATGAAAATTCAGGACTCCTCACTCTCGATTTACCCGTTCCGGATGCAGAGCTGTACGAATGGAACCTATCAGTTGATCTTTGA
- the LOC125217656 gene encoding uncharacterized protein LOC125217656 encodes MDLEAPVNFSQLFFIAAKEGNVEFLVKLLRNNHSLLYKLNGDGHSIFHVVLYHRADVFVLVYELGGSKDTIATHVDRDGNNMLHLASKMSTLNWIGGNLYVAHSRMQWEVGGGSLYETSLKMGNLGGGEACTASFGCMKNKDEQMPWELFIAKHIDLMIAVDKSIKQAVKSCMVVAILVAT; translated from the exons ATGGATCTTGAAGCACCGGTGAATTTTTCGCAATTATTCTTCATAGCGGCgaaagaaggaaatgttgaattcttggtgaagttACTCCGAAACAACCATAGTCTATTGTACAAGTTAAACGGGGACGGACATAGCATATTTCATGTTGTTTTGTATCATCGTGCTGATGTGTTTGTCTTGGTGTATGAGTTGGGTGGGAGTAAAGATACGATAGCAACACACGTGGATCGTGACGGCAATAATATGTTGCACTTGGCGAGCAAAATGTCTACACTAAATTGGATCGGCGGCAACCTTTATGTGGCCCATTCGCGAATGCAATGGGAAGTAGGGGGTGGTTCTTTGTATGAG ACTAGCTTGAAAATGGGAAACTTAGGCGGTGGAGAAGCTTGCACGGCGTCATTCGGATGCATGAAGAACAAGGACGAGCAAATGCCTTGGGAACTATTCATAGCCAAGCACATAGACCTAATGATAGCAGTTGATAAGTCTATTAAGCAGGCTGTGAAATCGTGCATGGTAGTGGCGATACTGGTCGCTACATAG